A window of Streptomyces marispadix contains these coding sequences:
- a CDS encoding PP2C family protein-serine/threonine phosphatase, with protein sequence MTGSEIDYAAIFAALPSPYVVLDPDLVIRDVNRVYLRSTGRSREGLLGQYFFDAFPPNPREAVSEGVQKLRSSLLRAVEGGRVDSMAPVKYDIPVASRPGVFEERWWSPINTPVLDGDGNVVWVIHRVEDVTAFVHARRSARAEEQAPQRHEGRAAEIYTRAQELETLNDELRMAHDRESRVALTLQEALLYSPDLPRAGVAVRYLPAVGTLNVCGDWYDVTDVPEVGGFTAAVGDVVGHGLEAAGVMGMLRSALNAAMRATASPARALQILGLYANSVEGAQSATAVKVRVDSGRQTITYSSAGHLPPVLMHAAGDCELLDQATDPPLATRSEHEPRPEARAHYDPGDCLILYTDGLVERRDESIDEGIGRLTEVLASCAGGDAEEVADEVLAGMGVMEGAADDIALVIISL encoded by the coding sequence GTGACGGGATCGGAGATCGACTACGCCGCCATCTTCGCGGCCTTGCCCAGCCCCTATGTGGTGCTCGACCCGGATCTGGTCATCCGGGACGTCAACCGTGTCTATCTGCGGTCGACCGGGCGCTCCCGCGAGGGCCTGCTGGGCCAGTACTTCTTCGACGCGTTCCCGCCGAATCCCCGGGAAGCCGTCTCGGAGGGCGTGCAGAAGCTGAGGTCGTCGCTGCTGAGAGCCGTGGAGGGGGGCAGGGTCGACAGCATGGCGCCGGTGAAGTACGACATCCCCGTCGCCAGCCGCCCGGGAGTCTTCGAGGAGCGCTGGTGGTCGCCGATCAACACCCCGGTGCTCGACGGGGACGGCAACGTCGTCTGGGTCATCCACCGCGTCGAGGACGTGACCGCTTTCGTACACGCACGGCGGAGCGCCCGCGCCGAGGAACAAGCGCCCCAGCGGCACGAGGGCAGGGCGGCGGAGATCTACACCCGCGCCCAGGAGCTGGAGACCCTCAACGACGAGCTGCGGATGGCGCACGACCGTGAGAGCCGGGTGGCGCTCACGCTTCAGGAAGCGCTGCTGTACTCGCCCGACCTTCCGCGCGCCGGAGTCGCCGTGCGCTATCTCCCGGCCGTCGGCACGCTCAATGTGTGCGGCGACTGGTACGACGTCACGGATGTGCCGGAGGTCGGAGGGTTCACGGCCGCGGTAGGTGACGTCGTGGGACACGGCCTGGAGGCGGCCGGGGTGATGGGGATGCTGCGCAGCGCGCTGAACGCCGCCATGCGCGCCACGGCCAGCCCCGCGCGGGCGCTTCAGATCCTCGGCCTGTACGCGAACTCCGTCGAGGGCGCGCAGTCCGCGACCGCCGTGAAAGTCAGGGTCGACAGCGGACGGCAGACGATCACCTACAGCAGCGCGGGGCATCTTCCGCCCGTGCTGATGCACGCGGCCGGTGACTGCGAGCTGCTGGACCAGGCCACGGACCCGCCGCTGGCGACACGTTCCGAGCACGAGCCGCGGCCGGAGGCCCGAGCCCACTACGACCCCGGTGACTGCCTGATCCTCTACACCGACGGGCTGGTGGAACGCCGGGACGAGAGCATCGACGAGGGCATCGGCCGGCTGACCGAAGTCCTGGCCTCCTGCGCGGGCGGCGACGCCGAGGAGGTCGCGGACGAGGTGCTGGCCGGCATGGGCGTCATGGAGGGCGCCGCCGACGACATCGCCCTGGTCATCATCAGTCTCTGA
- the yaaA gene encoding peroxide stress protein YaaA translates to MLVLLPPSEGKADGGRGRPFEPDALSLPGLAPARERVLDELVTLCSADEEKAREVLGLSEGLRGEIARNAALRSAPARPAGEIYTGVLYDALGLATLSPAAKRRAARSLLVFSGLWGAVGVKDRIPPYRCSGGVRLPGLGALSAHWREPLAAALPEAAGTGPVLDLRSTAYAQMWRPKGETAERTVTVRVLQSSVVDGVEKRTVVSHFNKATKGRIVRALLESGTAPATPAALVDAVRGLGYVVEEPPEGRKPGRPRAVDVVVSEL, encoded by the coding sequence GTGCTCGTGCTGCTGCCACCGTCCGAGGGCAAGGCCGACGGAGGCAGGGGACGCCCCTTCGAACCGGACGCGCTGTCGCTGCCGGGCCTGGCCCCGGCCCGGGAGCGGGTCCTCGACGAACTCGTGACGCTCTGCTCCGCCGACGAGGAGAAGGCCCGGGAGGTGCTGGGGCTGAGCGAGGGCCTGCGGGGCGAGATCGCCAGGAACGCCGCTCTGCGCTCGGCGCCCGCGCGGCCCGCGGGTGAGATCTACACCGGCGTCCTCTACGACGCGCTCGGCCTGGCCACGCTCAGCCCCGCGGCCAAGCGGCGGGCGGCGAGGTCGCTGCTGGTCTTCTCGGGCCTGTGGGGCGCGGTCGGCGTCAAGGACCGCATCCCTCCGTACCGCTGCTCCGGAGGCGTGCGGCTGCCGGGCCTCGGCGCGCTGAGCGCCCACTGGCGGGAGCCCCTGGCGGCGGCGCTGCCGGAGGCGGCCGGAACGGGCCCGGTGCTCGATCTGCGTTCGACGGCGTATGCGCAGATGTGGCGGCCCAAGGGTGAGACGGCCGAACGCACCGTCACCGTAAGGGTGTTGCAGTCGTCCGTGGTGGACGGCGTCGAGAAGCGCACCGTGGTCAGCCACTTCAACAAGGCGACGAAGGGCCGGATCGTGCGGGCCCTGCTGGAGAGCGGCACGGCGCCCGCCACCCCGGCGGCACTGGTCGACGCCGTTCGCGGACTCGGTTACGTGGTCGAGGAGCCGCCGGAGGGACGGAAGCCGGGGAGGCCGCGGGCGGTGGACGTGGTGGTCTCCGAGCTGTAG
- the eda gene encoding bifunctional 4-hydroxy-2-oxoglutarate aldolase/2-dehydro-3-deoxy-phosphogluconate aldolase — protein MAPSPAGSVPPSGSGSLLDLAPVIPVVVLDDAADAAPLARALVEGGLPVVEVTLRTAAAVDAIRAITEEVPEAVVGAGTVLTPEQAEEAVDAGAGFLVSPGWTDRLLEGMRGCGVPVLPGVSTASEVIALLERGVTEMKFFPAEPAGGAPYLSALASPLPRARFCPTGGIDAARAPRYLALPNVGCVGGTWMVPGDALAARDWSRVRRLAEGAAALRG, from the coding sequence ATGGCTCCCTCCCCCGCCGGCTCCGTACCGCCCTCAGGTTCCGGCTCGCTGCTGGACCTGGCGCCCGTGATCCCCGTCGTAGTACTCGACGACGCCGCCGACGCCGCACCGCTGGCACGCGCACTGGTCGAGGGCGGACTGCCGGTCGTCGAGGTGACGCTGCGTACGGCCGCGGCGGTGGACGCGATCCGGGCGATCACCGAGGAGGTGCCGGAAGCCGTCGTCGGCGCGGGCACCGTACTCACCCCCGAGCAGGCGGAGGAGGCCGTGGACGCGGGCGCGGGCTTCCTCGTCAGTCCCGGATGGACGGACCGGCTGCTGGAGGGGATGCGGGGCTGCGGGGTGCCCGTGCTGCCCGGCGTCTCCACGGCGTCGGAGGTGATCGCCCTGCTGGAGCGGGGGGTGACGGAGATGAAGTTCTTCCCCGCGGAGCCCGCCGGAGGTGCCCCCTACCTCAGTGCTCTCGCCTCGCCGCTCCCCCGCGCACGCTTCTGCCCGACGGGCGGCATCGACGCGGCTCGGGCGCCCCGCTATCTCGCGCTGCCCAACGTCGGCTGCGTGGGCGGCACTTGGATGGTGCCGGGCGATGCGCTCGCCGCCCGTGACTGGTCCCGGGTCCGGCGGCTCGCGGAGGGCGCCGCGGCCCTGCGGGGCTGA